In one Dreissena polymorpha isolate Duluth1 chromosome 7, UMN_Dpol_1.0, whole genome shotgun sequence genomic region, the following are encoded:
- the LOC127839120 gene encoding uncharacterized protein LOC127839120 isoform X2: MSKRKINDAESDSTKLLYRDGLSNEEKVRYDEKLKILGGCDPYEIVSWSTEVSLLPPVTYIDIVNYLLWSPSVYTKDELKSYKGLDAYNQFVNGWVRDRASVVCNDYTVVTAKVLHSQRLREKPLRPWVICDKTGQVMGAHCTCMAGLGEACTHIAALLFAVDATVRIRDSKTVTDEKAYWLLPSAMKTVEYKKVQEIDFTSAETLKRNFTATLDAVTSPCVGATSGPSVPPSTPVTRTPKTPGLKPREDKVPEASDDEMNILYQKLFESGAC, from the exons ATGTCCAAGCGAAAGATTAACGACGCTGAGAGTGATTCCACTAAGTTATTGTATAGAGATGGACTCAGTAATGAGGAGAAAGTGCGGTACGATGAGAAACTGAAAATTCTCGGCGGGTGTGATCCATATGAAATCGTGTCGTGGTCTACTGAAGTATCATTGTTGCCACCTGTCACGTACATTGACATTGTAAATTACTTGCTTTGGTCTCCAAGTGTGTACACAAAGGATGAACTGAAGAGTTATAAGGGGTTAGATGCGTACAACCAGTTTGTAAATGGATGGGTCAGGGACAGAGCATCTGTTGTGTGCAACGATTACACAGTGGTCACTGCAAAg GTCCTCCATTCTCAGCGACTGAGGGAGAAACCCCTAAGACCCTGGGTCATATGCGACAAGACCGGACAGGTGATGGGTGCCCACTGCACGTGTATGGCTGGGTTAGGCGAGGCCTGTACACACATCGCTGCTCTCCTTTTTGCCGTTGACGCAACAGTACGGATTAGGGACTCGAAGACTGTGACTGATGAAAAAGCCTATTGGTTGTTGCCGTCTGCCATGAAAACTGTGGAGTATAAAAAGGTACAGGAAATAGACTTTACGTCAGCGGAAACCTTAAAAAGAAACTTCACCGCCACTCTGGATGCTGTTACATCACCATGTGTAGGCGCAACTTCTGGACCCTCTGTACCGCCATCAACACCTGTAACGCGTACTCCGAAGACACCAGGATTAAAACCGAGGGAAGATAAAGTGCCAGAAGCGTCAGATGATGAAATGAACATTCTTTACCAGAAACTGTTTGAATCAGGTGCGTGCTAA
- the LOC127839118 gene encoding uncharacterized protein LOC127839118: MVVKCSILGCTNRKDREKELEFYRLPAVITNQGEGCEKLSNERRRVWLANIGQDFENKNLQNVRVCSAHFVNGKKSYLYDSLSPDWAPTLKLGKKRHASETGSDRYDRMLDRKRRKSEIDESVAVAVEEEIANDGSPEETGMYFQTDIDKDLMDAMQSELQQLRTENTDLKERVMSLETKFSMDYFRDNDEKVKHLTGLQTYTTLVILYQFLEPFFPTSLIMNKFKVMTLTLVKLRLNISNMFLAYEFETNQSTISRLLTSTISVMYKRMKKLIKWPERETLQKTMPMEFRKNFGKKCAVIIDCFEVNVEKPTGLRARAETWSSYKHHHTIKFLIGITPQGTVSYISDAWGGRVSDKYITEHSGFLDKLLPGDLVLADRGFDVSDSVGSVCAQVKIPAFTKGRDQLSPLDVEATRKLAHSRIHVERVIGSVRQKYTILNGSLPINFLMNKDSNGKTVTDKLVTVCCGLVNLCDSVIDFN; this comes from the exons ATGGTCGTTAAATGTTCTATTTTGGGTTGTACAAATCGAAAAGATCGTGAGAAAGAGCTAGAGTTTTACCGCTTGCCTGCAGTAATCACAAATCAGGGTGAAGGCTGTGAAAAACTGAGCAATGAACGGCGCCGAGTATGGCTGGCAAATATCGGCCAGGACTTCGAAAATAAGAATCTACAGAATGTCAGAGTCTGTTCTGCGCACTTTGTAAATG gAAAGAAGTCGTATCTCTATGACAGTCTGTCACCCGACTGGGCCCCCACgctgaaacttggtaagaaacgGCATGCGTCAGAAACTGGTTCAGATAGGTATGACAGAATGTTAGACCGAAAGAGGCGAAAGTCTGAAATAGATGAATCGGTTGCTGTTGCGGTCGAAGAAGAAATAGCGAATGACGGGTCACCTGAGGAGACTGGAATGTATTTCCAAACCGACATCGACAAAGACCTTATGGACGCTATGCAGTCAGAGTTGCAGCAGTTACGCACAGAGAACACTGATTTGAAAGAAAGGGTCATGTCGTTGGAAACAAAGTTTTCCATGGACTACTTTAGGGACAATGATGAGAAGGTCAAGCACCTCACAGGACTACAGACTTATACAACCCTAGTGATTCTCTACCAATTTCTTGAACCATTTTTCCCGACAAGTTTGATTATGAACAAGTTCAAGGTGATGACCCTTACCCTAGTGAAATTGCGCTTAAACATATCAAACATGTTCCTTGCCTACGAGTTTGAGACCAATCAGTCAACCATTTCGCGGTTACTGACATCAACTATTTCCGTTATGTACAAACGTATGAAAAAACTTATTAAATGGCCTGAACGTGAAACTTTACAGAAAACGATGCCAATGGAATTTCGCAAGAACTTTGGAAAGAAATGTGCTGTGATTATAGACTGTTTTGAAGTAAATGTCGAGAAACCAACTGGACTGAGAGCTAGAGCCGAAACGTGGTCTTCTTACAAGCACCATCATACGATTAAATTTCTGATCGGTATAACACCACAGGGAACTGTTTCGTACATATCAGATGCCTGGGGTGGGCGCGTAAGTGACAAGTACATTACAGAACATAGTGGATTTTTAGATAAATTGCTACCAGGAGATCTTGTTTTAGCTGACCGAGGGTTCGATGTCAGCGACAGTGTTGGATCTGTTTGCGCGCAAGTTAAAATTCCAGCATTTACGAAAGGGCGAGACCAGTTGTCACCACTTGATGTAGAGGCCACTCGAAAACTGGCACATTCAAGAATTCATGTGGAACGTGTCATCGGATCAGTACGACAAAAGTATACAATACTGAATGGCTCTTTGCCAATTAATTTCTTGATGAACAAAGACTCAAACGGGAAAACAGTCACTGATAAACTGGTCACAGTGTGTTGTGGGCTTGTGAATCTATGCGATTCTGTTATTGACTTTAATTGA
- the LOC127839120 gene encoding uncharacterized protein LOC127839120 isoform X1, translating into MNYKELVDHCEKIRVTCTKEQSAAVEFNTREQSKSKLWNSFRAGRITASRTKSVCHTDLANPAQTLIKGICYPDSVKLSNAATKWGCEHEKIARDQFLQAMSTVHENSRIEDVGFMISTENPFIGASPDGLFTCDCCGTVPVEIKCPFCVRGDTVDNCKYLENVNGVLRLNHKHDYYYQVQTQMGCCQAERGYFVVWTEKELHIEEIVFDSELWSEMCASSKQLFVSAVLPELVGKLFSKVPTKYNRPPLSPVDSNIKADSENKPVNKKLTVNEFGDEVFCYCEQGEHGKMIACDNSDCEIEWFHYACVKIDKSPRGKWYCPDCRKLPKCKKQRLGKK; encoded by the coding sequence ATGAACTACAAGGAACTTGTAGATCACTGTGAAAAAATAAGAGTAACTTGTACCAAGGAACAGAGTGCAGCTGTTGAGTTCAACACAAGAGAACAAAGCAAGAGTAAGCTTTGGAACTCTTTCCGTGCCGGCCGGATTACCGCTTCCAGAACGAAGTCCGTCTGTCACACAGACTTAGCAAATCCTGCCCAGACTTTAATTAAAGGTATCTGTTACCCGGACTCTGTGAAATTAAGTAATGCAGCAACGAAATGGGGATGTGAACATGAAAAAATCGCTCGTGACCAGTTTCTTCAGGCTATGTCTACTGTACATGAGAACAGTCGAATTGAAGATGTTGGGTTCATGATTTCGACTGAGAACCCTTTCATTGGAGCCTCCCCAGATGGACTTTTCACATGTGATTGTTGCGGCACAGTGCCAGTGGAAATAAAGTGCCCATTTTGTGTAAGGGGGGACACTGTGGACAATTGCAAGTACTTGGAGAATGTAAACGGTGTACTTAGATTGAATCATAAACATGATTACTATTACCAGGTTCAAACACAAATGGGTTGTTGCCAAGCGGAAAGGGGATACTTTGTAGTTTGGACAGAGAAGGAATTGCACATAGAGGAAATAGTGTTTGACAGTGAACTCTGGAGTGAAATGTGCGCCAGCTCTAAACAACTCTTTGTTTCTGCTGTCCTGCCTGAACTAGTTGGAAAGTTGTTTTCCAAAGTCCCAACGAAATACAACAGACCACCACTTTCACCTGTGGACAGTAATATCAAAGCAGATAGTGAAAATAAGCCTGTCAATAAGAAACTAACAGTAAATGAGTTTGGGGACGAAGTGTTTTGTTACTGTGAGCAGGGGGAACATGGAAAAATGATCGCGTGTGACAACTCAGACTGTGAAATAGAGTGGTTCCACTATGCTTGtgtaaaaattgacaaatctcCTCGCGGAAAGTGGTACTGTCCCGACTGCAGGAAACTACCAAAGTGCAAAAAACAAAGACTAGGAAAGAAATAA